One segment of Candidatus Melainabacteria bacterium DNA contains the following:
- the rpsB gene encoding 30S ribosomal protein S2 yields the protein MSVASMRQLLEAGVHFGHQTRRWNPKMRPYIYGERNGIYIIDLEQTTRALDKACEFVRKSASEKKNIIFVGTKKQAAEIVQEEALRCGAHFVNRRWLGGMLTNFETIRLRINRLKELEEMKETGELYRRPKKELAVLNRELFKLEKSLGGIKNMRGKPDILFIIDQKRELIAVAEAKKIGLTVVGIIDTNCDPAGIDYVIPGNDDSIRSIKLITGKVADAILEGKQGRVEIEPALSKAETEAAPDAEERAPEHALVGAGSSDESNEEKA from the coding sequence TTGTCAGTAGCATCTATGAGACAACTGTTGGAAGCAGGCGTCCACTTCGGCCACCAAACCCGCCGCTGGAACCCTAAAATGCGCCCATATATCTATGGAGAGCGCAACGGAATTTACATCATCGACCTCGAGCAAACCACTCGTGCCCTCGATAAAGCCTGCGAGTTCGTTCGCAAATCAGCTTCAGAAAAGAAGAACATTATCTTTGTCGGCACTAAGAAACAGGCTGCTGAGATCGTTCAGGAAGAAGCACTGCGTTGCGGCGCTCACTTCGTCAACAGACGCTGGTTAGGCGGCATGCTGACCAATTTTGAAACCATTCGCTTGCGTATCAACCGACTCAAAGAGTTGGAAGAAATGAAAGAAACCGGCGAATTGTATCGTCGCCCCAAGAAAGAATTGGCTGTTCTCAATCGTGAGCTTTTCAAGCTTGAGAAGTCACTTGGCGGCATCAAAAACATGCGCGGCAAACCAGACATTCTTTTCATCATCGATCAAAAGCGTGAACTGATTGCAGTGGCAGAAGCCAAGAAGATCGGTTTGACCGTCGTCGGAATTATCGACACTAACTGCGATCCAGCCGGTATTGATTACGTGATTCCAGGCAACGACGACTCGATTCGTTCAATCAAATTGATCACCGGTAAGGTTGCTGACGCCATTCTGGAAGGCAAGCAAGGTCGTGTCGAAATCGAACCGGCTTTGTCCAAGGCAGAAACCGAAGCCGCCCCGGATGCCGAAGAACGTGCACCTGAGCATGCTCTGGTCGGTGCCGGTTCGTCTGACGAATCAAACGAAGAAAAAGCCTAA
- a CDS encoding HNH endonuclease: MSKVLVLNASYEPLNICTWRRAVVLLMKGKAEQIEHNGKLLYADFPLPTVIRLRSYVKIPYKEISLSRRNLLHRDNYTCQYCGDRRHDLTIDHIVPRSKGGTDSWDNVVAACLKCNVKKGDRTPKEANMALHVVPRRPPSHVYFEISKHSVSGEFSWKKYVIGA, translated from the coding sequence ATGTCTAAAGTACTAGTTCTTAACGCTTCATATGAACCTCTGAACATCTGTACATGGCGTCGTGCAGTGGTTTTGCTCATGAAAGGGAAGGCTGAGCAAATCGAACACAACGGCAAACTTCTTTACGCAGACTTCCCACTACCGACGGTGATTCGGCTGCGCTCGTACGTAAAGATTCCCTACAAAGAGATCAGCCTGTCAAGGAGAAACCTGCTGCACCGTGACAATTACACTTGTCAATATTGCGGTGACAGGCGCCACGATCTGACCATTGACCACATCGTGCCAAGGTCGAAGGGGGGCACAGACAGCTGGGATAACGTCGTGGCGGCTTGCCTGAAGTGCAACGTCAAGAAAGGCGACCGCACCCCCAAAGAAGCGAACATGGCGCTCCATGTGGTGCCGCGCCGTCCGCCCAGTCACGTTTATTTTGAAATTTCGAAGCACTCAGTCTCTGGTGAGTTCAGCTGGAAGAAGTACGTAATCGGCGCCTGA
- the priA gene encoding primosomal protein N', whose translation MLANLNFCRQKNVFECKRSRSYPCNEVRDVSLSLYFHGTTKRFHAGLLRSKGLASTVYANVIVDIQARELKDKLFTYRVPEELAAETFIGAQVLVPFGGRDLVGGYVVSLSDEAKTEVTLKEIAEVIEPEPLFDKEYVEFLYWIADYYCANLSDVISAAVPSVLSAKFKRIVRLNRDAYERRGGSLSSYEPASQAIIRVLLESRNLALSMVALKQRWRRTVKSRMTASHFYRAVGMLRGEGLLTVVQESTNAQAPRVVTTVIWTGEEGKTARQKEVIGILAKNGGQMTLKELLDQGKTTPATIKKLAESAIVSISHEETFRDPLSNLQVSRTTNTDLRLTEAQEKALEILSAELARTLGDEGPIANNGSDYPAWLLHGVTGSGKTEVYLRLIEQTLAAGKAALMLVPEISLTPQLARRLKGRFGDQVSVWHSAITPGEKYDTWRRLRNGEGRVLLGARSAILANLPQVGLIILDEEHDSSYKQTSPSPRYNAKDVAIEKARRTGAMVVLGSATPDVAVYARARESKKILELPERVFKQAMPAVRIADMRKEFANGNKSIFSLALSNELTACLERKEQAILLINRRGYASHVFCRACGHVVKCRNCSVALVFHQHSGPNRNTSYLAGFLACHHCGFRCSAMEECPSCKSPFIKQYGLGTQRVEEEVQERYPASRILRLDSDVTSRKGAHDEILQRFAEGEADVLIGTQMVSKGLDIANVTLVGVMTADAAFNLPDYRSTERGFQLLTQVSGRAGRGERPGVVILQTYDCEMPALTWSKDHDYANFLNEELEARRAFGYPPFSQIIRVVVAGDEPITVEAACKQLAEEISSFIEETLPANEVQVLGPAACLIERLRGKFRYHLLLKNLGGEEGRQMVTAFLRNKYLPQGLSMAVDVDALDLV comes from the coding sequence ATTTTGGCGAATTTGAACTTTTGCAGGCAAAAGAACGTATTTGAATGTAAGCGTTCGCGCTCATACCCCTGCAATGAGGTCAGAGACGTGTCTTTATCTCTATACTTTCATGGAACCACAAAACGTTTTCATGCCGGTCTACTGCGGAGCAAAGGTTTGGCAAGCACCGTTTACGCCAATGTAATCGTCGATATCCAGGCCCGCGAGCTCAAGGATAAGCTCTTCACATACAGGGTCCCCGAAGAACTTGCAGCCGAGACCTTCATCGGCGCTCAGGTGCTTGTGCCCTTCGGCGGGCGAGACCTGGTCGGTGGCTATGTGGTATCGCTCAGCGATGAGGCCAAAACCGAGGTAACTCTCAAGGAGATAGCCGAGGTCATTGAGCCTGAGCCTTTGTTCGACAAGGAATACGTCGAGTTTCTTTACTGGATTGCCGATTATTACTGCGCCAATCTCTCCGACGTGATCTCAGCCGCAGTGCCTTCTGTACTGAGCGCCAAATTCAAGCGTATCGTCAGGTTGAATAGAGATGCCTATGAACGGCGCGGCGGCAGTCTTTCCAGCTATGAACCAGCCAGTCAAGCAATCATAAGGGTGCTTTTGGAAAGCAGAAATCTGGCTCTATCAATGGTGGCACTAAAGCAACGATGGCGGCGCACGGTGAAATCGAGAATGACGGCATCACATTTCTATCGAGCCGTGGGAATGTTGCGCGGCGAAGGACTTTTGACCGTCGTACAGGAGTCAACCAACGCCCAGGCACCACGAGTGGTTACGACAGTAATCTGGACTGGAGAAGAGGGCAAAACCGCTCGACAGAAAGAGGTAATAGGAATCCTGGCCAAAAATGGCGGTCAGATGACCCTGAAAGAGTTGCTGGATCAGGGCAAAACGACGCCGGCAACGATTAAAAAGCTAGCCGAGTCCGCAATCGTAAGCATCAGTCACGAAGAGACATTTCGAGACCCGCTCAGCAATCTGCAAGTATCCAGAACAACTAATACAGATCTCCGTTTGACAGAAGCGCAGGAGAAAGCTCTGGAGATTCTATCGGCAGAGCTGGCAAGAACTCTGGGCGATGAGGGTCCAATAGCAAACAATGGATCTGACTATCCGGCCTGGCTCTTGCACGGGGTGACAGGTTCCGGCAAAACCGAGGTTTACCTGCGCCTGATTGAGCAAACACTTGCTGCCGGCAAGGCTGCCTTAATGCTTGTTCCGGAGATAAGCCTGACACCTCAACTAGCAAGGCGACTGAAAGGGCGTTTCGGAGACCAGGTTTCGGTATGGCATAGTGCCATCACCCCCGGTGAGAAGTACGACACCTGGCGACGCTTGAGAAACGGCGAAGGCAGAGTGCTACTTGGTGCGAGATCAGCGATATTAGCCAATCTTCCCCAGGTCGGTCTGATCATTCTTGATGAGGAACACGACTCAAGCTACAAACAAACCAGCCCCAGTCCCAGGTACAACGCTAAAGACGTAGCGATTGAAAAAGCCAGACGAACAGGAGCGATGGTGGTGCTCGGAAGCGCAACTCCCGACGTTGCTGTTTACGCCAGGGCCCGGGAAAGCAAAAAGATTCTCGAATTGCCCGAGCGAGTCTTCAAGCAAGCCATGCCCGCTGTGCGAATTGCCGACATGAGAAAAGAATTCGCCAATGGCAACAAAAGCATCTTTTCGCTTGCCCTTTCAAACGAACTGACAGCCTGCCTGGAGCGAAAAGAGCAGGCCATCCTTCTCATCAACCGACGCGGCTACGCAAGTCACGTTTTCTGTCGTGCTTGCGGGCATGTCGTCAAATGCCGCAATTGCAGCGTTGCTCTGGTTTTCCATCAGCACTCAGGTCCAAATCGCAATACTTCATATCTGGCAGGCTTTCTTGCTTGCCATCACTGCGGCTTTCGCTGCTCCGCTATGGAAGAGTGCCCAAGCTGCAAAAGCCCGTTCATTAAACAGTACGGATTGGGAACACAGCGAGTCGAAGAGGAAGTCCAGGAGCGCTATCCAGCTAGCCGCATTCTCAGACTGGACAGCGATGTCACCAGTCGCAAAGGTGCCCATGATGAGATATTGCAGCGCTTTGCCGAAGGTGAGGCCGATGTTTTGATTGGCACTCAGATGGTTTCAAAGGGATTGGATATCGCCAATGTCACACTGGTAGGAGTAATGACAGCAGACGCCGCTTTCAACCTGCCCGACTACAGGTCGACGGAACGTGGCTTTCAACTATTGACACAGGTATCTGGTCGAGCCGGTAGAGGTGAAAGACCGGGAGTTGTGATATTGCAAACGTACGACTGCGAAATGCCTGCCCTCACATGGTCTAAAGACCACGATTACGCCAATTTTCTCAATGAGGAGTTGGAGGCGCGGCGGGCATTTGGCTATCCCCCTTTCAGCCAGATCATTAGAGTAGTCGTGGCAGGCGACGAACCAATAACGGTAGAAGCCGCTTGCAAACAGCTAGCCGAGGAGATATCCAGCTTTATAGAAGAAACTTTACCTGCCAATGAAGTCCAGGTGCTGGGACCGGCCGCCTGCCTGATCGAGCGCTTGCGCGGCAAGTTCCGCTACCATTTGCTTCTCAAGAATCTCGGCGGTGAAGAAGGCCGACAAATGGTTACCGCCTTTTTGCGAAACAAATAC